The following proteins come from a genomic window of Burkholderia stabilis:
- a CDS encoding sugar ABC transporter substrate-binding protein: MNVLFRRRFLTAALAAVAVAAAPAVHAQPAGKPKVALVMKSLANEFFLTMETGAKEYQKHNAGQFDLITNGIKDETDTANQIRIVEQMIVSKVDAIVLAPADSKALVPVVKKAVDAGIIVVNIDNRLDPDVLKAKNLNVPFVGPDNRKGARKIGDYLAKKLKAGDQVGIVEGVSTTTNAQQRTAGFQDAMKAGGMKVVSVQSGEWEIDKGNAVAAAMLNEYPNLKALLCGNDNMAIGAVSAVRAAGKQGKVYVVGYDNINAIKPMLKDGRVLATADQYAAKQAVFGIDTALKAIAEHRKQADMSGVVETPVDLVTK, from the coding sequence ATGAATGTCCTCTTTCGTCGTCGCTTCCTGACCGCCGCGCTTGCCGCCGTCGCGGTCGCCGCCGCTCCGGCCGTCCACGCACAACCGGCCGGCAAACCGAAGGTTGCGCTCGTGATGAAGTCGCTCGCCAACGAGTTCTTCCTGACGATGGAAACGGGCGCGAAGGAATACCAGAAACACAACGCGGGCCAGTTCGACCTGATCACCAACGGCATCAAGGACGAGACCGATACCGCGAACCAGATCCGCATCGTCGAGCAGATGATCGTATCGAAGGTCGACGCGATCGTGCTCGCACCGGCCGATTCGAAGGCGCTCGTGCCGGTCGTGAAGAAGGCGGTCGACGCGGGCATCATCGTCGTGAACATCGACAACCGGCTCGATCCCGACGTGCTGAAGGCGAAGAACCTGAACGTGCCGTTCGTCGGCCCCGACAACCGCAAGGGCGCGCGCAAGATCGGCGACTATCTCGCGAAGAAGCTGAAGGCGGGCGACCAGGTCGGCATCGTCGAAGGCGTGTCGACGACGACCAACGCGCAGCAGCGCACGGCCGGCTTCCAGGACGCGATGAAGGCGGGCGGGATGAAGGTCGTGTCGGTGCAGTCCGGCGAATGGGAAATCGACAAGGGCAATGCGGTGGCTGCCGCGATGCTCAACGAATACCCGAACCTGAAGGCGCTGCTGTGCGGCAACGACAACATGGCGATCGGCGCCGTGTCGGCAGTGCGCGCGGCCGGCAAGCAGGGCAAGGTGTACGTGGTCGGCTACGACAACATCAACGCGATCAAGCCGATGCTGAAGGACGGCCGCGTGCTCGCGACCGCCGATCAATACGCGGCGAAGCAGGCCGTGTTCGGCATCGACACGGCGCTCAAGGCGATCGCCGAGCATCGCAAGCAGGCCGACATGTCCGGCGTGGTCGAGACGCCGGTGGATCTCGTGACGAAGTAA
- a CDS encoding CysB family HTH-type transcriptional regulator → MNFQQLRFVREAVRQNMNLTEVANVLYTSQSGVSKQIKDLEDELGVDIFIRRGKRLTGLTEPGKAVHQLIERMLLDAENLRRVARQFADQDSGHLVVATTHTQARYALPKVIRQFTDVFPKVHLALRQGSPQQIAQMILNGEADLGISTEALDRYPDIVTFPCYSWHHTVVVPKGHPLVGRENLTLEEIAEYPIITYDQDFTGRSHIDQAFTQAGAVPDVVLTAIDADVIKTYVELGMGIGVVAAMAYDPQRDTGLVALDTQHLFEASTTRVGLRKGAFLRAYAYRLIEMFAPHLNEAEIAGLLREAV, encoded by the coding sequence ATGAATTTTCAGCAATTGCGGTTCGTGCGCGAAGCGGTGCGCCAGAACATGAACCTGACGGAAGTCGCGAACGTGCTGTACACGTCGCAGTCGGGCGTGTCGAAGCAGATCAAGGATCTCGAGGATGAGCTGGGCGTCGACATCTTCATCCGGCGCGGCAAGCGGCTGACGGGGCTCACGGAGCCCGGCAAGGCCGTGCACCAGCTGATCGAGCGGATGCTGCTCGACGCCGAGAACCTGCGCCGCGTCGCGCGCCAGTTCGCTGACCAGGACAGCGGCCACCTCGTCGTCGCGACGACGCACACGCAGGCGCGCTACGCGCTGCCGAAGGTGATCCGGCAGTTCACCGACGTGTTCCCGAAGGTGCATCTCGCGCTGCGCCAGGGCAGCCCGCAGCAGATCGCGCAGATGATCCTGAACGGCGAGGCCGATCTCGGCATCTCGACCGAGGCGCTCGATCGCTATCCGGACATCGTCACGTTCCCGTGCTATTCGTGGCACCACACGGTCGTCGTGCCGAAGGGCCATCCGCTCGTCGGCCGCGAGAACCTCACGCTCGAGGAAATCGCCGAGTACCCGATCATCACGTACGACCAGGACTTCACGGGCCGCTCGCACATCGACCAGGCGTTCACGCAGGCGGGGGCCGTGCCTGACGTCGTGCTGACCGCGATCGACGCGGACGTGATCAAGACCTATGTCGAGCTCGGGATGGGGATCGGCGTCGTCGCGGCGATGGCCTACGACCCGCAACGCGACACGGGGCTCGTCGCGCTCGATACGCAGCACCTGTTCGAGGCGAGCACGACGCGGGTCGGGCTGCGCAAGGGCGCGTTCCTGCGCGCGTATGCGTACCGGCTGATCGAAATGTTCGCGCCGCACCTGAACGAAGCGGAAATCGCGGGGCTGTTGCGCGAAGCCGTCTGA
- the cysW gene encoding sulfate ABC transporter permease subunit CysW: MSQEATVVLKTPPSAERGRAANRLDPVSESRVVRWLLTGIALAFLAFFLVVPLAAVFVEALRKGVGFYLESLADPDAWAAIKLTLTVAAIAVPLNLVFGVCASWAIAKFEFRGKALLTTLIDLPFSVSPVISGLVYVLLFGAQGWLGPWLQDHDVQIIFAVPGIVLATIFVTFPFVARELIPLMQAQGTDEEEAARVLGASGWQIFRRVTLPNVKWGLLYGVILCNARAMGEFGAVSVVSGHIRGVTDTMPLHVEILYNEYNFAAAFAVASVLALLALVTLALKLLAERHLAAELAGSRDAVPAHAGPVAAVSSKS; this comes from the coding sequence ATGAGCCAGGAGGCCACCGTCGTGCTGAAAACCCCGCCATCGGCCGAGCGCGGGCGCGCCGCGAACCGGCTCGATCCCGTCAGCGAATCGCGCGTGGTGCGCTGGCTGCTCACGGGCATCGCGCTGGCGTTTCTCGCGTTCTTCCTCGTCGTGCCGCTCGCGGCGGTGTTCGTCGAGGCGCTGCGCAAGGGCGTCGGCTTCTATCTCGAGTCGCTGGCCGATCCCGACGCGTGGGCGGCGATCAAGCTGACGCTGACCGTCGCCGCGATCGCCGTGCCGCTGAACCTCGTGTTCGGCGTGTGCGCGTCGTGGGCGATCGCGAAATTCGAATTCCGCGGCAAGGCGCTGCTGACGACGCTGATCGACCTGCCGTTCTCCGTGTCGCCGGTGATCTCGGGTCTCGTCTACGTGCTGCTGTTCGGCGCGCAGGGCTGGCTGGGACCGTGGCTGCAGGATCACGACGTGCAGATCATCTTCGCGGTGCCGGGCATCGTGCTCGCGACGATCTTCGTGACGTTCCCGTTCGTCGCGCGCGAGCTAATTCCGCTGATGCAGGCGCAAGGCACCGACGAGGAAGAAGCCGCGCGCGTGCTCGGCGCGTCGGGCTGGCAGATCTTCCGCCGCGTCACGCTGCCGAACGTGAAGTGGGGCCTGCTGTACGGCGTGATCCTCTGCAATGCGCGCGCGATGGGCGAGTTCGGCGCGGTATCGGTCGTGTCGGGCCACATCCGCGGCGTGACCGACACGATGCCGCTGCACGTCGAGATCCTGTACAACGAATACAACTTCGCGGCGGCGTTCGCGGTGGCGTCGGTGCTGGCGTTGCTCGCACTCGTCACGCTCGCGCTGAAGCTGCTCGCCGAGCGTCATCTTGCCGCCGAACTGGCCGGCTCGCGCGACGCCGTTCCCGCACATGCCGGCCCCGTCGCCGCCGTTTCGTCGAAATCGTAA
- a CDS encoding sugar ABC transporter ATP-binding protein, which yields MEPTFQPSRSASPVLSVSGIGKTYAEPVLADVTLTLAAGQALALTGENGAGKSTLSKIIGGLVEPTAGTMQLGGHAYAPASRKQAEALGVRMVMQELNLLPTLTVAENLFLNRLPRRFGIIDRARLREDARAAMAQVGLDAVDPDTPVGALGIGHQQMVEIARNLIGDCRVLILDEPTAMLTAREVELLFEQIDRLKARGVAIVYISHRLEELARVAERVAVLRDGRLVHAGDMAATTSDGLVTLMVGREIGEHIDLGERRIGAPRLVVSGLTRGAAVRDVSLEVRAGEIFGISGLIGAGRTELLRLIYGADLPDAGMIAVGQPLKPARIGSPVDAVKHGIALITEDRKGEGLLLSQSVTANVSLGQLDQLARGGIVDTARETALAERQIDALRIRTHGATQAVGELSGGNQQKVVIGRWLARDMGVLLFDEPTRGIDVGAKFEIYTLMGALAREGRALVVVSSDLRELMLICDRIGVMSAGRMTAVFERGNWTQDALLAAAFAGFGRETPPGGAQHPDAGQAQGAAPGTSTTGRQQ from the coding sequence ATGGAACCGACCTTCCAACCCTCCCGTTCAGCCTCCCCCGTGCTGTCCGTATCCGGCATCGGCAAGACCTATGCCGAGCCCGTGCTCGCCGACGTCACGCTGACGCTCGCGGCGGGCCAGGCGCTCGCGCTGACGGGCGAGAACGGGGCCGGCAAGAGCACGCTGTCGAAGATCATCGGCGGGCTCGTCGAACCGACGGCCGGCACGATGCAGCTCGGCGGCCACGCGTATGCGCCGGCGAGCCGCAAGCAGGCCGAGGCGCTCGGCGTGCGCATGGTGATGCAGGAGCTGAACCTGCTGCCGACGCTGACGGTCGCCGAAAACCTGTTCCTGAACCGCCTGCCGCGGCGCTTCGGGATCATCGACCGCGCGCGGCTGCGCGAGGACGCGCGTGCCGCGATGGCGCAGGTCGGGCTCGACGCGGTCGATCCCGACACGCCCGTTGGCGCGCTCGGCATCGGCCACCAGCAGATGGTCGAGATCGCGCGCAACCTGATCGGCGATTGCCGCGTGCTGATTCTCGACGAGCCGACCGCGATGCTGACCGCGCGCGAAGTCGAGCTGCTGTTCGAGCAGATCGACCGGCTGAAGGCGCGCGGCGTCGCCATCGTCTACATCTCGCACCGGCTCGAGGAACTCGCGCGCGTCGCCGAGCGCGTCGCGGTGCTGCGCGACGGCCGGCTCGTTCATGCGGGCGACATGGCGGCGACGACGTCCGACGGGCTCGTCACGCTGATGGTCGGGCGCGAGATCGGCGAGCACATCGATCTGGGCGAGCGCCGTATCGGCGCGCCGCGGCTCGTGGTATCGGGCCTCACGCGCGGGGCCGCGGTGCGGGACGTATCGCTCGAAGTGCGCGCGGGCGAGATCTTCGGCATCTCGGGGCTGATCGGCGCGGGGCGCACCGAGCTGCTGCGGCTGATCTACGGCGCCGATTTGCCGGATGCGGGAATGATCGCGGTCGGCCAGCCGCTGAAGCCGGCGCGGATCGGTTCGCCCGTCGATGCGGTGAAGCACGGCATCGCGCTGATTACCGAGGATCGCAAGGGCGAAGGGTTGCTGCTGTCGCAGTCGGTGACCGCGAACGTGTCGCTTGGCCAGCTCGACCAGCTCGCGCGCGGCGGCATCGTCGACACCGCGCGCGAAACGGCGCTCGCCGAGCGGCAGATCGATGCGTTGCGGATCCGCACGCACGGCGCGACGCAGGCGGTCGGCGAATTGTCGGGCGGGAACCAGCAGAAGGTCGTGATCGGCCGCTGGCTGGCGCGCGACATGGGCGTGTTGCTGTTCGACGAACCGACGCGCGGAATCGACGTCGGCGCAAAATTCGAGATCTACACTCTGATGGGCGCGCTCGCGCGCGAAGGCCGCGCACTCGTCGTCGTGTCGAGCGACCTGCGCGAGCTGATGCTGATCTGCGACCGGATCGGCGTGATGTCGGCCGGCCGCATGACCGCCGTGTTCGAGCGTGGCAACTGGACCCAGGATGCGCTGCTGGCCGCGGCGTTCGCCGGCTTCGGCCGCGAGACGCCGCCGGGCGGCGCACAGCATCCGGACGCGGGGCAGGCGCAGGGCGCCGCGCCCGGCACTTCGACGACAGGACGACAGCAATGA
- a CDS encoding ABC transporter permease, producing the protein MTQPPVSPTDAGARQTETGRRARMLSGTRLGLSNYLGLAGALAAMIALFSALSSHFLTYDTFSTIANQIPDLVVMSVGMTFVLIIAGIDLSVGSVLALAASMVSVAALKWQWGPLPAALIGIAVATVTGALTGAITVGWRIPSFIVSLGVLEAARGLAYQLTNSRTAYIGDAFDFLSNPIALGISPAFLIAVAVMIAAQFVLTRTVFGRYLVGIGTNEEAVRLAGVNPRPYKILVFALMGALAGLASLFQISRLEAADPNAGAGLELQVIAAVVIGGTSLMGGRGSVISTFFGVLIISVLAAGLAQIGANEPTKRIITGAVIVVAVVLDTYRSRRTRAR; encoded by the coding sequence ATGACCCAGCCTCCCGTATCCCCGACCGACGCAGGCGCCCGGCAGACCGAGACGGGGCGCCGTGCGCGCATGCTGTCCGGCACGCGGCTGGGCCTGTCGAACTATCTCGGGCTCGCCGGTGCGCTCGCCGCGATGATCGCGCTGTTCTCCGCGCTGAGCTCGCATTTCCTGACCTACGACACGTTCAGCACGATCGCGAACCAGATTCCCGATCTCGTCGTGATGTCGGTCGGGATGACCTTCGTGCTGATCATCGCCGGGATCGACCTGTCGGTCGGCTCGGTGCTCGCGCTCGCCGCGTCGATGGTCAGCGTCGCCGCGCTGAAATGGCAGTGGGGGCCGCTGCCGGCCGCGCTGATCGGGATCGCGGTCGCGACCGTCACGGGCGCGCTGACCGGCGCGATCACGGTCGGCTGGCGGATTCCGTCGTTCATCGTGTCGCTCGGCGTGCTGGAGGCCGCGCGCGGCCTCGCGTACCAGCTGACGAATTCGCGTACGGCCTATATCGGCGACGCGTTCGATTTCCTGTCGAACCCGATCGCGCTCGGCATCTCGCCGGCGTTCCTGATCGCGGTCGCGGTGATGATCGCCGCACAGTTCGTGCTGACGCGCACCGTGTTCGGGCGCTATCTCGTCGGGATCGGCACGAACGAGGAGGCCGTCCGACTTGCAGGGGTTAACCCGCGGCCGTATAAAATCCTCGTATTCGCATTGATGGGCGCGCTCGCGGGGCTCGCGTCGCTGTTCCAGATTTCGCGGCTCGAGGCGGCCGACCCGAACGCGGGCGCGGGCCTCGAACTGCAGGTGATCGCCGCGGTCGTGATCGGCGGCACGAGCCTGATGGGCGGGCGCGGGTCGGTGATCAGCACGTTTTTCGGCGTGTTGATCATCTCCGTGCTGGCCGCGGGGCTGGCGCAGATCGGCGCGAACGAGCCGACCAAACGGATCATCACCGGCGCGGTGATCGTGGTGGCGGTCGTGCTCGATACGTATCGCAGCCGGCGCACGCGCGCGCGGTAG
- a CDS encoding sulfate/molybdate ABC transporter ATP-binding protein gives MGITVRNLQKRFGDFTALDNVSLDFPPGELVALLGPSGCGKTTLLRVIAGLEHADAGQVVLQGLDVASVGARDRQVGFVFQHYALFRHMTVFENVAFGLRVKPRRERPSEAVIRDKVHELLKLVQLDWLAQRYPSELSGGQRQRIALARALAVEPKVLLLDEPFGALDAKVRKELRGWLRRLHDDLHISTIFVTHDQEEALEVADRIVVLNRGHVEQVGSPQDVYDHPQSAFVYEFLGAANRLPGTVAGRGFVAEGAAAPIEVDADFAGPANAYVRPHDLQLWPAGEGHRDGIAVDVRRVIPLGGSVRVELEARAGGALEAELDRDAWRALSLQVGDGATAVPRAVRVFPAR, from the coding sequence ATGGGTATCACCGTCCGTAACCTTCAGAAGCGCTTCGGCGATTTCACGGCGCTCGACAACGTCTCGCTCGACTTCCCGCCCGGCGAGCTGGTCGCGCTGCTCGGGCCGTCCGGCTGCGGCAAGACCACGCTGCTGCGCGTGATCGCGGGCCTCGAGCACGCGGATGCGGGCCAGGTCGTGCTGCAAGGGCTCGACGTCGCGTCGGTCGGCGCGCGCGATCGCCAGGTCGGTTTCGTGTTCCAGCACTACGCGCTGTTCCGCCACATGACGGTATTCGAGAACGTCGCGTTCGGGCTGCGCGTAAAGCCGCGCCGCGAGCGGCCGTCGGAAGCCGTGATTCGCGACAAGGTGCACGAGCTGCTGAAGCTGGTGCAGCTCGACTGGCTCGCGCAGCGCTATCCGTCCGAGCTGTCGGGCGGCCAGCGCCAGCGCATCGCGCTCGCCCGCGCGCTCGCGGTCGAGCCGAAGGTGCTGCTGCTCGACGAGCCGTTCGGCGCGCTCGACGCGAAGGTCCGCAAGGAGCTGCGCGGCTGGCTGCGTCGTCTGCACGACGACCTGCACATCTCGACGATCTTCGTCACGCATGACCAGGAGGAGGCGCTCGAGGTGGCGGATCGCATCGTCGTGCTGAATCGCGGCCACGTCGAGCAGGTCGGCAGCCCGCAGGACGTCTATGATCATCCGCAGAGCGCGTTCGTGTACGAGTTCCTCGGCGCGGCGAACCGGCTGCCGGGCACGGTCGCCGGGCGCGGTTTCGTCGCCGAGGGCGCGGCTGCGCCGATCGAGGTCGACGCCGATTTCGCGGGCCCCGCGAACGCATACGTGCGGCCGCACGACCTGCAGCTCTGGCCGGCGGGCGAAGGGCACCGCGACGGCATCGCGGTGGACGTGCGCCGCGTGATTCCGCTCGGCGGGTCGGTGCGCGTGGAGCTCGAGGCGCGTGCGGGCGGCGCGCTCGAGGCGGAACTCGATCGCGACGCATGGCGTGCGCTGTCGCTGCAGGTCGGCGATGGCGCGACGGCCGTGCCGCGCGCGGTGCGCGTGTTTCCCGCGCGTTGA
- a CDS encoding methyl-accepting chemotaxis protein, translating to MVFRNLTIRARIGLTMAFLAVLLGVTGVLGLYGMARSNDSTREIFTNQMPSAVDVGVSEIFAARERLALDRAALLSGTPDAAAAIQRSREMRAQSDAWWQKYLALPRGPEEDRLAQDVATKRQALQRSCDAFASILAADQRDRIGDGAKQLQALYNDLSVSSEALRNFQFTDGQAGFDRSESVYDMLRVLSIVVLAAGFGAALLSWLTLSRAIGRPIADALAHFDAIAAGDLRRPIVVQRRDEMGQLLDGLAKMQRGLVDTVRTVRGGSESIATAARQIAAGNIDLSSRTEEQAAALQETASSMEQLTGTVKQNADNARQASSLAANASEIANKGNTVVGQVVGTMGEINDSSAKIADIIAIIEGIAFQTNILALNAAVEAARAGEEGRGFAVVAGEVRSLAQRSSTAAKEIKALIDASVERIRSGSTLVDEAGRTMSDVIGAVQRVTDIMGEIAAASEEQSGGIDQVARAVAQMDEVTQQNAALVEEAAAAAQSLDEQAARLRETAAVFQLDEDAARAGAVTPVSARHAPRAPSAAVAVPVQAAARDDRDAPPKRTAAAMPARKPVAASAAPAPAPAAATAGADDWETF from the coding sequence ATGGTCTTCAGGAACCTGACGATTCGCGCGCGCATCGGTTTGACGATGGCGTTTCTGGCGGTGCTGCTGGGTGTAACAGGCGTGCTCGGGCTGTACGGGATGGCACGTTCGAACGATTCGACGCGCGAGATTTTCACGAACCAGATGCCGAGCGCGGTCGACGTGGGGGTCTCGGAGATTTTCGCGGCGCGCGAGCGCCTCGCGCTCGATCGCGCGGCGTTGCTGTCCGGCACGCCCGACGCGGCGGCGGCCATCCAGCGCAGCCGCGAGATGCGCGCGCAGTCGGACGCGTGGTGGCAGAAGTACCTCGCGCTGCCGCGCGGGCCGGAGGAGGATCGGCTCGCGCAGGACGTCGCGACGAAGCGGCAGGCGCTGCAACGCAGCTGTGACGCGTTCGCGAGCATCCTTGCGGCGGATCAGCGCGATCGCATCGGCGACGGCGCCAAACAGCTTCAGGCGCTGTACAACGATCTCTCGGTGTCGAGCGAAGCGCTGCGCAACTTCCAGTTCACCGACGGGCAGGCCGGTTTCGATCGTTCGGAATCGGTGTACGACATGCTGCGGGTGCTGTCGATCGTCGTGCTCGCGGCCGGCTTCGGCGCCGCGCTGCTGTCGTGGCTGACGCTGAGCCGCGCGATCGGCCGCCCGATCGCGGACGCGCTCGCGCATTTCGACGCGATCGCCGCAGGCGACCTGCGCCGCCCGATCGTCGTGCAGCGGCGCGACGAGATGGGCCAGCTTCTCGACGGTCTCGCGAAGATGCAGCGCGGGCTCGTCGACACGGTGCGCACCGTGCGCGGCGGCAGCGAGTCGATCGCGACGGCGGCCCGCCAGATCGCGGCCGGCAACATCGACCTGTCGTCGCGTACCGAGGAACAGGCCGCGGCGTTGCAGGAAACCGCGTCGAGCATGGAGCAGCTGACCGGCACCGTGAAACAGAACGCGGACAATGCGCGCCAGGCAAGCTCGCTGGCCGCGAACGCGTCGGAGATTGCAAACAAGGGCAATACGGTGGTCGGCCAGGTCGTCGGTACGATGGGCGAGATCAACGATAGCTCGGCGAAGATCGCGGACATCATTGCGATCATCGAAGGAATCGCGTTCCAGACCAACATTCTTGCGCTGAATGCGGCGGTCGAAGCCGCGCGCGCGGGTGAGGAGGGCCGCGGCTTCGCGGTCGTCGCGGGCGAGGTGCGCAGCCTCGCGCAGCGTTCGTCGACTGCGGCCAAGGAGATCAAGGCGCTGATCGATGCGTCGGTGGAGCGCATCCGGTCGGGCTCCACGCTGGTCGACGAAGCAGGGCGCACGATGAGCGACGTGATCGGTGCGGTGCAGCGCGTGACGGACATCATGGGCGAGATCGCGGCGGCGTCCGAGGAGCAGAGCGGCGGGATCGACCAGGTGGCGCGTGCCGTCGCGCAGATGGACGAGGTCACGCAGCAGAATGCGGCGCTCGTCGAAGAGGCCGCTGCCGCCGCGCAGTCGCTTGACGAACAGGCCGCGCGCCTGCGTGAAACCGCGGCAGTATTCCAGCTCGACGAGGACGCCGCGCGCGCGGGTGCCGTGACGCCGGTTTCAGCGCGTCATGCGCCGCGTGCACCGTCCGCTGCAGTTGCCGTGCCCGTGCAGGCCGCCGCGCGCGACGATCGCGATGCACCGCCGAAGCGCACGGCCGCGGCGATGCCGGCGCGCAAGCCCGTCGCTGCATCGGCCGCACCGGCGCCAGCGCCGGCTGCCGCGACTGCCGGCGCCGACGACTGGGAGACCTTCTGA
- a CDS encoding DUF805 domain-containing protein has protein sequence MNLKWFLFSFEGRTGRLPWWIYALVSALVSAFFDAGSRGSSNDDLPLLAMLVLFAIAVVAVWSSIAVGVKRLHDIDKSGWWMLLIFVPIVGAIALFVMNGFIAGTPHANRFGEPPSSGEDEPASQDPA, from the coding sequence ATGAATCTGAAGTGGTTTCTCTTTTCCTTCGAAGGCCGGACCGGACGCCTGCCGTGGTGGATCTACGCGCTGGTTTCCGCGTTGGTCAGCGCGTTCTTCGATGCGGGTTCCCGCGGTTCGTCGAACGACGACCTGCCGCTGCTGGCGATGCTCGTGCTGTTCGCGATCGCGGTCGTCGCGGTATGGTCGTCGATCGCCGTCGGCGTGAAGCGGCTGCACGACATCGACAAGTCGGGGTGGTGGATGCTGCTGATCTTCGTGCCGATCGTCGGCGCGATCGCGCTGTTCGTGATGAATGGCTTCATCGCCGGCACGCCGCACGCGAACCGCTTCGGCGAGCCGCCGTCGTCCGGTGAAGACGAACCGGCGTCGCAGGACCCGGCCTGA
- the rbsK gene encoding ribokinase — translation MTAPGAGAGRVTVVGSLNMDLVVRAPRLPLPGETLAGHAFAQAAGGKGGNQAVAAARLGAQVAMIGCVGADAHGAALRAGLEAEGIDCAGLAASASASTGVALIVVDDGSQNAIVIVAGGNGEVTAATVARHEAALASSDVLICQLETPPDAVFAALSAGRRLGRTVVLNPAPAVAPLPAGWLPLVDYLIPNEVEAAALTALPVRDPVEAEAAARALQAGGARNVLVTLGARGVLALTADGAARHYLAPVVQAVDTTAAGDTFIGGFSARLAAGADVDTAIRFAQRAAALSVTRAGAQPSIPTLAELAE, via the coding sequence ATGACGGCGCCCGGGGCAGGCGCCGGCCGCGTGACGGTGGTCGGCAGCCTCAACATGGATCTCGTCGTGCGTGCGCCGCGCCTGCCGCTGCCCGGCGAAACGCTCGCCGGCCACGCGTTCGCGCAGGCGGCGGGCGGCAAGGGCGGCAACCAGGCCGTCGCCGCCGCGCGGCTCGGCGCGCAGGTGGCGATGATCGGCTGCGTCGGTGCGGACGCGCACGGCGCTGCGCTGCGCGCGGGCCTCGAAGCCGAGGGCATCGACTGCGCGGGGCTCGCGGCGAGCGCGTCGGCGTCGACCGGTGTCGCGCTGATCGTCGTCGACGACGGGAGCCAGAACGCGATCGTGATCGTCGCGGGCGGCAACGGCGAGGTCACGGCCGCAACGGTTGCGCGCCACGAGGCTGCGCTCGCGTCGTCCGACGTGCTGATCTGCCAGCTCGAGACGCCGCCGGATGCGGTGTTCGCGGCGCTGTCGGCCGGGCGGCGGCTCGGTCGCACGGTGGTGCTCAATCCGGCCCCGGCCGTCGCACCGCTGCCGGCCGGCTGGCTGCCGCTCGTCGATTACCTGATCCCGAACGAAGTCGAGGCCGCTGCGTTGACTGCGCTGCCGGTGCGCGATCCGGTCGAAGCGGAAGCCGCCGCGCGCGCGCTCCAGGCCGGCGGCGCGCGCAACGTGCTGGTCACGCTCGGCGCGCGCGGCGTGCTCGCGCTGACGGCCGACGGCGCTGCGCGGCACTATCTGGCCCCGGTCGTCCAGGCCGTCGATACCACGGCGGCCGGCGATACCTTCATTGGCGGCTTTTCCGCGCGGCTCGCGGCCGGCGCGGACGTCGACACGGCGATCCGCTTCGCGCAACGCGCGGCGGCGCTGTCGGTCACGCGGGCGGGCGCGCAGCCGTCGATCCCGACGCTCGCCGAACTCGCTGAATAG
- a CDS encoding LacI family DNA-binding transcriptional regulator — protein sequence MATIKDVAAMAGVSFTTVSHVVNNSRPVSADVRAKVEGAIRELNYVPSAVARSLKARATLTIGLVVPNSTNPYFAELARGIEDQCAANGYCVFFCNSDDDPVKQRNYLRVLQEKRIDGLIVASAGEDAVLAQTLADSHAPLVVVDRNIEGLAADLVQIDHERGAYLATRHLLELGHAKIGCITGPTDTAVSAMRVHGFIRAMAERGIDIMPGAIAESDFSCLGGYHAASRLFESVRPSAIFAGNDLMGVGALRAAAERGMRVPDDCSIIGFDDIEFSRYTYPALSTVGQSVRALGEMAAQTLIERIGGGSTAAPSRRRVVSPRLVLRESTAIYREPAATGGRA from the coding sequence ATGGCGACGATCAAGGATGTGGCGGCCATGGCGGGCGTGTCGTTTACGACCGTCTCGCACGTGGTGAACAATTCGCGGCCGGTGTCCGCGGATGTGCGTGCGAAGGTCGAGGGCGCAATCCGCGAGCTGAATTACGTGCCGTCGGCCGTGGCGCGCTCGCTGAAGGCGCGTGCGACGTTGACCATCGGCCTCGTCGTGCCGAACAGCACGAATCCGTATTTCGCGGAGCTTGCGCGCGGCATCGAGGATCAATGCGCGGCCAACGGCTATTGCGTGTTCTTCTGCAATTCGGACGACGATCCCGTGAAGCAGCGCAACTACCTGCGCGTGCTGCAGGAAAAGCGCATCGACGGGCTGATCGTCGCATCGGCGGGCGAGGATGCGGTACTGGCGCAGACGCTGGCCGATTCGCACGCGCCGCTCGTCGTGGTCGACCGCAACATCGAGGGGCTCGCGGCCGATCTCGTGCAGATCGACCACGAGCGCGGCGCGTACCTGGCGACGCGCCACCTGCTCGAACTCGGGCACGCGAAGATCGGCTGCATCACGGGGCCGACCGACACGGCCGTGAGCGCGATGCGCGTGCACGGTTTCATCCGCGCGATGGCCGAGCGCGGGATCGACATCATGCCGGGCGCGATCGCGGAAAGCGACTTCTCGTGCCTCGGCGGCTATCACGCCGCGTCGCGGCTGTTCGAATCGGTGCGGCCGAGCGCGATCTTCGCGGGCAACGACCTGATGGGGGTCGGCGCGCTGCGCGCAGCGGCCGAGCGCGGCATGCGCGTGCCCGACGACTGCTCGATCATCGGCTTCGACGACATCGAATTTTCCCGCTACACGTATCCGGCGCTGTCGACGGTCGGCCAGTCGGTGCGCGCGCTCGGCGAAATGGCCGCGCAGACGCTGATCGAGCGGATCGGCGGCGGCTCGACGGCCGCGCCGAGCCGCCGCCGCGTCGTGTCGCCGCGCCTCGTGCTGCGCGAATCGACCGCGATCTACCGCGAGCCGGCTGCAACCGGCGGCCGCGCATGA